One genomic region from Gossypium hirsutum isolate 1008001.06 chromosome D13, Gossypium_hirsutum_v2.1, whole genome shotgun sequence encodes:
- the LOC121225221 gene encoding umecyanin: MSGKITMAMAALFVVLAANVLQSTNGATYTVGDSTGWRVPANNDFYDDWADNKAFVVGDVLVFNFTTGQHDVAEVTETAYDACTTANTISTVSTGPARITLNRTGEFYFICAVPGHCSGGQKLNVEVRNGNNGTAAVPAPGPSPTTTPVATSPTTSTPPTAATPTSPGTSSPPPGTNSASSLVSTLSPVFFMAIALVLMC, translated from the exons ATGAGTGGGAAAATCACCATGGCCATGGCTGCACTTTTTGTAGTTCTAGCTGCAAATGTGTTGCAGAGTACAAATGGTGCAACTTATACAGTGGGTGACTCTACTGGCTGGAGAGTCCCTGCCAATAATGATTTCTACGATGATTGGGCTGATAACAAAGCCTTCGTTGTTGGGGATGTTCTCG TGTTCAATTTCACTACCGGACAACATGATGTTGCAGAGGTGACGGAAACTGCTTACGATGCGTGCACCACTGCCAATACTATATCAACCGTCAGCACCGGTCCGGCAAGGATTACTCTTAACAGGACCGGCGAATTTTACTTCATTTGTGCTGTCCCCGGTCACTGTTCCGGCGGGCAAAAGCTCAACGTCGAAGTCAGAAATGGGAACAACGGTACCGCTGCTGTTCCCGCACCTGGACCGAGTCCCACCACCACGCCTGTAGCTACCAGCCCCACCACCAGTACGCCTCCGACCGCTGCCACGCCCACCTCGCCTGGAACTTCAAGTCCTCCTCCTGGGACCAACTCAGCTTCTTCCCTTGTTTCTACTCTGTCTCCTGTCTTCTTCATGGCCATTGCCTTAGTTTTGATGTgctga